In Paenibacillus kyungheensis, the following are encoded in one genomic region:
- the dctA gene encoding C4-dicarboxylate transporter DctA yields the protein MNFFKSLFFQIIVAVVIGIGVGIAFPNFGEQLQPLGTGFIKLIKMLIAPLIFFVVVAGIAKAGDLKAVGRIGLKAILWFELATTVALMLGLVAARVLRPGDGMNINASTLDPNAVAAKTGGAELPHTVDFILNIIPTSAVDAFAQNALLQVLLLACLFGTALAASESKLKDNVLTLVDQITELIFKVVGYIMKLAPLGAFGAIAYTVGAYGAATLASYGMLIIACYLSAILFLVCLGLAAWWITGMNLLQFIKYTRSEIMLAIGTASSEVVMPRMMEKLNKAGCDKAVVGLVVPTGYSFNLDGASIYLSLATVFLAQAVGIDLSLGQEITILAVLMLSSKGMAGVPGSAFLALSATAAALNAFPVAVVALLLGADRFMDTMRVFTNLMGNCVAAFVVAKWEGMLDTKKMKAVLSGEWTEEESEQIATTKHTKSPETIPSPLGHPLAQSYTVYDKT from the coding sequence ATGAATTTTTTTAAATCGTTGTTTTTTCAAATTATTGTAGCTGTTGTGATCGGTATTGGTGTAGGAATAGCCTTTCCCAACTTCGGAGAGCAGTTACAACCGCTTGGAACTGGATTTATCAAACTAATCAAAATGTTAATTGCACCGTTAATCTTCTTCGTTGTGGTAGCCGGTATTGCCAAAGCAGGTGATCTCAAAGCAGTCGGTCGGATCGGTCTCAAAGCAATTCTATGGTTCGAGCTTGCTACAACCGTTGCATTAATGCTCGGTCTGGTAGCCGCTCGTGTGTTGCGTCCAGGAGATGGAATGAATATCAATGCCAGTACACTTGACCCTAATGCAGTAGCAGCCAAAACAGGCGGTGCAGAACTTCCACATACTGTTGATTTTATTCTTAATATTATTCCGACCAGTGCTGTCGATGCTTTTGCTCAAAATGCACTGCTGCAAGTTCTACTACTGGCTTGTCTATTTGGCACAGCACTGGCAGCAAGTGAAAGTAAATTAAAAGATAATGTATTAACTCTAGTCGATCAGATTACGGAACTTATTTTCAAAGTAGTTGGTTATATTATGAAATTAGCACCGCTTGGAGCGTTCGGAGCAATTGCTTATACTGTAGGTGCTTATGGCGCAGCCACTTTAGCTTCTTACGGAATGCTTATTATCGCCTGCTATCTATCGGCAATCTTATTCCTGGTATGTCTGGGACTTGCTGCATGGTGGATAACAGGAATGAATCTATTGCAATTTATCAAATACACTCGTTCAGAAATTATGCTTGCAATCGGTACAGCTTCATCCGAAGTAGTGATGCCGCGCATGATGGAAAAGCTGAACAAAGCAGGTTGCGATAAAGCCGTAGTCGGATTAGTCGTACCGACAGGTTATTCGTTCAATCTTGATGGCGCTTCGATCTACTTATCATTAGCTACCGTGTTCCTTGCTCAAGCTGTAGGGATCGACCTATCGTTAGGACAAGAGATTACGATCTTAGCTGTATTGATGCTTAGTTCAAAAGGAATGGCAGGTGTACCGGGTTCAGCATTTCTAGCGTTATCTGCTACAGCAGCAGCGCTGAATGCTTTCCCTGTAGCGGTTGTAGCGTTATTGCTTGGTGCAGATCGATTTATGGATACGATGCGTGTATTTACCAATCTTATGGGTAATTGTGTAGCTGCTTTTGTGGTGGCTAAATGGGAAGGCATGTTAGATACGAAGAAAATGAAAGCTGTACTTTCAGGAGAATGGACAGAAGAAGAAAGCGAGCAGATCGCTACTACCAAACATACGAAATCACCAGAAACTATCCCTTCTCCACTTGGTCATCCATTGGCTCAATCTTATACTGTATACGATAAAACCTAA
- a CDS encoding amidohydrolase, with protein sequence MSYFPEHDPSFTTPSLLNTSSILITNATLLTMEGTTINEGWIHIVDDKIAGLGDTTEWEWYKQQVSNVSNTRIIDAHHRLVSPGLIDPHTHIGIDEQGIGWEGADYNETSEAVTPHLRALDGINPYDDGFVDAARTGVTTVQVLPGSANVIGGLMCCLKVLPGSTVEQMLVLHPSGLKMALGENPKKYHGVASGRAPLTRMGIAGIIREQLVQAQHYLAERQSIETEQSIPTLPRNLRMEALALALEKKIPVRFHAHRADDIATALRLGDEFELDLTIEHTTDGIKIAKELATSGRYCSIGPTLSARSKVELRNLSWETYPALYQAGVPISITTDHPVLPIQYLPTSAKMATQAGLPLDAAWEALTIQAARHLHLADSTGSLQVGKDADVVIWNTHPLTDSGEVAFTIAGGQITFEQSGSPL encoded by the coding sequence ATGAGTTATTTTCCAGAACATGATCCTTCTTTTACTACACCATCTCTTTTGAACACATCCTCTATCCTGATTACCAATGCAACTCTGTTAACGATGGAGGGAACAACGATAAATGAAGGTTGGATTCATATCGTAGATGATAAAATTGCAGGCTTAGGCGATACAACTGAATGGGAATGGTACAAACAACAAGTGAGCAATGTATCCAATACTCGAATTATTGATGCACACCATCGCTTAGTCTCGCCCGGGTTGATCGATCCTCATACTCATATCGGTATAGATGAACAAGGTATCGGGTGGGAAGGTGCAGATTATAATGAGACATCTGAAGCGGTGACTCCTCATCTGCGCGCCTTAGATGGAATCAATCCTTATGATGATGGGTTTGTCGATGCCGCTAGAACAGGGGTGACTACCGTTCAAGTGTTACCGGGTAGTGCTAATGTGATTGGAGGTTTAATGTGTTGTCTCAAAGTACTTCCAGGCTCAACCGTAGAGCAGATGTTAGTACTACATCCGTCCGGTCTTAAAATGGCATTAGGCGAAAACCCTAAAAAATATCATGGCGTAGCGAGTGGACGAGCCCCATTGACTCGTATGGGGATAGCTGGTATTATTCGTGAACAATTAGTACAGGCTCAACATTACTTAGCAGAGCGGCAATCGATAGAGACAGAACAATCGATACCAACATTGCCACGTAATTTACGCATGGAAGCTTTAGCGCTTGCATTAGAAAAGAAAATCCCTGTTCGCTTTCATGCACATCGTGCCGATGATATCGCTACAGCACTGCGATTAGGAGATGAATTTGAATTAGATCTTACGATTGAACATACAACGGATGGGATCAAAATCGCCAAAGAATTAGCAACATCTGGTCGCTATTGCAGTATAGGGCCTACGTTATCTGCACGTAGTAAAGTAGAATTGCGTAACCTTTCGTGGGAAACGTATCCTGCTTTGTACCAAGCTGGAGTGCCAATATCGATCACAACTGATCATCCTGTATTACCTATTCAATATTTGCCAACGTCAGCCAAAATGGCTACTCAAGCAGGATTACCACTAGATGCGGCATGGGAAGCGTTGACGATTCAAGCTGCTCGTCATTTGCATCTAGCAGATTCTACAGGTTCATTACAAGTAGGCAAAGATGCAGATGTTGTGATCTGGAATACGCATCCATTAACCGATTCCGGCGAAGTGGCATTCACAATTGCAGGTGGACAGATTACATTTGAACAGTCTGGATCACCCTTATAG
- a CDS encoding DUF1028 domain-containing protein has protein sequence MPIFYPTDRPLADFKCNTFAIIARCPQTKRFGAAAASKFPGVGAFSPCVDPEYGVVATQGWMNPALGPRGIELLRQGLTANKVLDDLLMEDPGRDLRQVAVMDRFGHCAAFTGSENDDVKGHLIGDQFCLSGNLLANEDVLPAMKQAFEQNTDIELAERLLAALKAGSDAGGDRRGKQASVLKVAATPGFPYVDFRVDDHPEPILELERIYYSNRSVLIEQYYDWVDTVMKGIPLEKKG, from the coding sequence ATGCCTATCTTTTATCCGACAGATCGACCTTTAGCTGATTTTAAATGTAATACCTTTGCTATTATTGCCCGTTGTCCCCAAACGAAGCGGTTTGGCGCGGCGGCGGCTTCTAAATTTCCCGGTGTCGGCGCATTTTCTCCTTGTGTTGATCCTGAATATGGTGTGGTAGCTACGCAAGGGTGGATGAATCCAGCACTTGGGCCTCGTGGTATTGAATTGTTACGACAGGGGCTTACCGCTAATAAAGTATTAGATGATCTACTCATGGAAGATCCAGGTCGGGATTTGAGACAGGTTGCTGTGATGGATCGGTTTGGTCATTGTGCTGCTTTTACAGGTAGTGAGAATGATGATGTCAAAGGACACTTGATCGGTGATCAATTTTGTCTATCCGGCAATCTGCTTGCAAATGAAGATGTTTTACCTGCTATGAAGCAAGCTTTTGAACAAAATACAGATATTGAACTAGCAGAGCGTCTACTTGCTGCTCTCAAAGCAGGTTCAGATGCTGGTGGAGATCGTCGCGGCAAACAAGCATCTGTGCTCAAAGTAGCGGCTACGCCTGGTTTTCCTTATGTCGATTTTCGTGTAGATGATCATCCTGAGCCTATTCTTGAATTAGAAAGAATTTATTACAGCAATCGGTCAGTACTAATTGAACAATACTACGACTGGGTGGACACCGTTATGAAAGGCATTCCACTCGAAAAGAAAGGTTGA
- a CDS encoding amino acid ABC transporter ATP-binding protein, whose protein sequence is MIEIRNLHKSFGALEVLKGIDVSLDKGKVLVIIGPSGSGKTTLLRCMNLLETPDQGTIKLSDRSLNFQKGRKVSSKEVTELRKRTGMVFQSYNLFPHKTVIENVMEAQITVQKKSKEEARQSSQELLAKVGLGDRGNSYPHQLSGGQQQRVGIARAMAVEPDVLLFDEPTSALDPELVSEVLKVIKQLAIEGRTMVIVTHEMKFAADVADHVLLMDGGYIIEQGHPKDVLNNPQSERAKQFLNRLTGEDI, encoded by the coding sequence ATGATCGAGATTCGTAATTTGCACAAGTCATTCGGTGCATTGGAAGTACTTAAAGGAATCGATGTAAGCTTGGATAAAGGAAAAGTACTGGTAATAATCGGGCCTTCTGGTTCAGGCAAAACCACTTTGCTACGTTGTATGAATCTACTGGAGACTCCAGATCAAGGAACCATCAAATTAAGTGATCGCTCCTTGAATTTTCAAAAAGGTCGTAAAGTGTCTAGCAAAGAAGTGACTGAACTTCGTAAACGGACAGGCATGGTTTTTCAATCCTATAATCTGTTTCCTCACAAAACGGTGATCGAGAATGTAATGGAAGCACAAATTACAGTACAGAAAAAAAGCAAAGAAGAAGCTCGCCAATCCAGTCAAGAATTACTTGCCAAAGTTGGCTTAGGCGATCGTGGCAATTCATATCCACATCAATTATCCGGTGGACAGCAACAACGTGTAGGAATTGCACGTGCAATGGCTGTAGAGCCTGATGTACTTCTTTTTGACGAGCCTACTTCTGCCCTTGATCCTGAATTGGTTAGTGAAGTGCTGAAAGTTATCAAACAATTAGCAATTGAAGGTAGAACGATGGTTATTGTAACACATGAAATGAAATTTGCCGCAGATGTTGCTGACCATGTGCTTCTAATGGACGGCGGATATATTATAGAACAAGGACATCCCAAAGATGTACTAAACAATCCACAAAGCGAGCGTGCCAAGCAGTTCCTTAATCGTCTGACTGGCGAAGATATCTAA
- a CDS encoding Gfo/Idh/MocA family protein, with amino-acid sequence MTKVRVAVIGCGSIAERRHIPEYAEHPNVELVAFADPIIERAEGYAKRFDAKAYSDYKELLAAGGFDAVSVCTPNIFHAEMSIAAANAGAHVLVEKPMAVSEEEAQAMIDAAKKNNVYLMVGHNQRLMPPHVKAKEVLQTGKLGRVLTFRTAFSHGGPEFWSIDGKESWFFRKNEAIMGAMGDLGVHKSDMIRWLLDDEVVDVSAFIGTLDKKDTDVDDNAICLLRMKSGAIGTLVASWTAYRGEDNGTYLWCENGIMKIGTDPDDQVIVELRDGTVEKYRVGAISTNEKQEVSGVVDAFIESIVTNTPPSISGEEGKKSLSVILSAFQSQADNKTISLDNK; translated from the coding sequence ATGACTAAAGTCAGAGTAGCAGTTATAGGTTGTGGAAGTATCGCGGAACGTCGCCATATTCCAGAGTATGCAGAACATCCGAATGTAGAATTGGTAGCGTTTGCTGATCCAATTATAGAACGTGCTGAAGGTTATGCGAAACGTTTCGATGCCAAAGCATATAGTGATTATAAAGAATTATTAGCAGCTGGTGGGTTCGATGCTGTAAGCGTGTGCACCCCGAATATTTTCCATGCTGAAATGTCGATAGCGGCTGCGAATGCTGGCGCGCACGTATTGGTTGAGAAGCCTATGGCTGTCTCTGAAGAAGAAGCACAAGCTATGATTGATGCAGCGAAAAAGAACAATGTTTACTTGATGGTAGGTCATAATCAACGCCTTATGCCACCACATGTAAAAGCAAAAGAAGTATTGCAAACAGGGAAATTGGGACGCGTTCTCACATTCCGTACTGCTTTTAGTCATGGAGGTCCAGAATTCTGGAGTATCGATGGTAAAGAAAGCTGGTTCTTCCGCAAAAATGAAGCAATCATGGGTGCGATGGGTGATCTAGGCGTACATAAATCAGATATGATTCGCTGGTTGCTAGATGATGAAGTGGTGGATGTGAGTGCATTTATCGGCACATTGGATAAAAAAGATACCGATGTGGATGATAATGCAATCTGCTTGCTTCGTATGAAGAGCGGTGCGATCGGTACACTGGTAGCGAGCTGGACAGCTTATCGTGGAGAAGATAACGGTACTTACTTGTGGTGCGAGAACGGTATTATGAAAATTGGTACTGATCCTGATGATCAAGTTATTGTAGAGCTTCGTGATGGTACTGTTGAGAAATATCGTGTTGGAGCTATCTCCACAAATGAGAAGCAAGAAGTAAGTGGTGTAGTAGACGCATTTATCGAATCTATCGTTACCAATACACCACCATCCATTTCAGGTGAAGAAGGCAAAAAATCATTATCAGTGATTTTGTCTGCTTTCCAATCTCAAGCGGATAACAAAACCATTTCTTTAGATAATAAGTAA
- a CDS encoding MFS transporter: protein MQLEQEHQDSALRRFLSPVRQSKAFTYLWLGQLIAMLGSSVTMIILPILVYSLTGSSTIMGLAMTIYMLPIVIILPISGWIVDHTDRVRLILMTNSVRFVLMLSGAILIFTDHLSLPVLYVGLALYGLMEGIFQPAYSALRAEIFTPDIRNAANALTQVSIQFVRLLGPTLGGILVTVASPGSGFALDSLTYLFSLLCFTLLSKHFISARQQQQANQQTVANADPTNSLSVATKTSVWQEFTAGFVILKKQPWLWITIVIFSLLNICYVGITSVLIPWLFKIHHQLDPVVYGLAMTSAGVGAIIGAVLFGSRKHWRKRGWIGYGGALVSGIALFLLSVITWPPGMVMIMALEGFGLMMFALVWETSLQELVPVESFGRVASLDMFGSFAFLPIGFLLIGWLADQIGGIITISLFSGIGMLLVIIGLCVPAIRRFD, encoded by the coding sequence ATGCAACTGGAGCAAGAACATCAAGACTCTGCATTAAGACGCTTTCTTTCACCTGTACGTCAATCTAAAGCATTTACATATCTCTGGTTAGGTCAATTAATAGCCATGTTAGGTAGTTCGGTTACTATGATTATTTTGCCGATTCTGGTCTACAGCTTAACCGGTTCTTCTACTATTATGGGACTTGCGATGACCATCTATATGTTGCCGATCGTCATTATTTTACCGATATCCGGTTGGATTGTAGATCATACTGATCGTGTACGCTTGATTTTAATGACCAATAGCGTCCGGTTTGTTTTGATGCTTAGTGGAGCAATATTGATTTTTACAGATCATCTGTCTTTACCTGTATTGTATGTAGGACTTGCACTATATGGATTGATGGAAGGAATTTTCCAACCTGCTTATTCTGCGTTGCGTGCTGAAATATTTACACCTGATATTCGAAATGCGGCGAATGCTCTCACTCAAGTCAGTATTCAATTTGTACGTTTACTAGGCCCGACTTTGGGAGGAATCCTTGTTACAGTAGCTTCTCCGGGAAGCGGATTTGCACTCGATTCCCTTACATATTTGTTCTCATTACTTTGTTTTACATTACTTAGTAAGCACTTTATATCCGCACGTCAGCAACAACAGGCAAATCAACAGACTGTCGCCAATGCAGACCCTACTAATTCTCTATCTGTAGCAACCAAAACATCAGTCTGGCAAGAGTTTACTGCCGGGTTTGTGATTTTGAAAAAACAACCATGGTTGTGGATTACAATTGTTATTTTCTCATTACTGAATATCTGTTATGTCGGTATTACGAGCGTTCTGATTCCATGGCTTTTCAAAATTCATCATCAGTTAGATCCTGTTGTCTATGGACTGGCTATGACATCTGCTGGAGTGGGCGCTATTATCGGGGCAGTCTTATTTGGTAGTCGAAAGCACTGGCGCAAACGCGGTTGGATTGGTTATGGTGGAGCATTGGTAAGCGGAATCGCTCTATTTTTATTATCTGTGATTACATGGCCACCGGGTATGGTGATGATTATGGCTCTGGAAGGATTCGGTTTGATGATGTTTGCTCTAGTCTGGGAGACCAGTCTGCAAGAGTTAGTCCCTGTAGAAAGCTTTGGTCGGGTAGCTAGTCTGGATATGTTTGGTTCGTTCGCTTTTTTACCAATTGGATTTCTATTGATTGGTTGGTTAGCAGATCAGATTGGAGGCATAATAACGATTAGTTTATTTTCGGGGATTGGGATGTTACTGGTGATTATCGGGTTATGCGTACCTGCGATCAGACGATTCGACTAA
- a CDS encoding ABC transporter substrate-binding protein, which produces MRKITGGILIAMLIMLTACSSSAPNTTQTTTSSTTTGQSTASNVIRVAVQSDGKTLDPHTATDAGSMHYIENMYSTLMQYNGKYGEIEPGLAESYTISDDLLTYTFNLHQGVKFHGSGKEMTSADVKYSIERIIDKGVRANQFTAVKSIDATDPYTVVFHLKQPMAPFLTYLANPMNGIVDSDIVKANNNSLDNVDAGTGPFELVKWEKDQQLTLKKNPDYYEKGLPYLDEVDFKPIADATARTTALRNNEIDLILETTEKENKVLENVEGITLKSEPGTFWEYIGLNVKDPALRDVRVRQAIANAVDRNQINQLVKLGKATVLDGGNIPPNHWAYPDIHPYAQRNVEKAKQLLQAAGSPAISLTLKVGSEYDYQVQAAQVIKQQLAEVGITVKVESQESSVFFDALGKGDFQMAVVGWQGFVDPDEYTYNLFHTGEAYNQQGYSNPEVDALLEKGRTTADEAARKDIYKQIETTVADEAPMVFLYMNERAAAYRNNVTGFIVEPTVTSIFLKQTKVQ; this is translated from the coding sequence TTGAGAAAGATAACAGGCGGAATTTTGATTGCAATGTTAATTATGTTGACAGCTTGTTCTAGTTCAGCTCCAAATACAACACAAACCACAACCTCTTCAACAACAACTGGTCAATCTACAGCATCAAATGTGATTAGAGTAGCAGTACAATCTGATGGCAAAACGCTTGATCCTCATACCGCTACAGATGCAGGTTCAATGCATTATATCGAAAATATGTATAGTACATTAATGCAATACAATGGCAAATACGGTGAAATTGAACCGGGACTTGCTGAATCGTATACGATTTCGGATGATCTACTTACCTACACATTTAATCTACATCAAGGAGTGAAGTTTCATGGTTCTGGTAAAGAAATGACTTCAGCCGATGTGAAATATTCCATAGAACGAATTATTGATAAAGGAGTACGAGCGAATCAATTTACCGCTGTCAAAAGTATAGATGCAACAGATCCATATACAGTTGTATTTCATTTAAAACAGCCGATGGCCCCTTTTCTTACTTACCTAGCGAACCCGATGAATGGCATTGTAGATAGCGATATTGTAAAAGCAAACAACAATAGTCTGGATAATGTAGATGCAGGAACAGGGCCTTTCGAATTGGTCAAATGGGAAAAAGATCAACAGTTAACATTGAAAAAAAATCCTGATTATTATGAAAAAGGGTTGCCGTATCTGGATGAGGTGGATTTCAAGCCTATTGCAGATGCAACTGCTCGTACAACCGCTCTTCGTAATAATGAGATTGATCTGATTTTGGAGACGACAGAAAAAGAAAATAAAGTATTAGAAAATGTAGAAGGAATAACTTTGAAGTCAGAACCGGGTACTTTCTGGGAATATATTGGTCTGAATGTTAAAGACCCTGCATTACGTGATGTTCGTGTTCGGCAAGCGATTGCCAATGCGGTAGATCGCAATCAGATCAATCAACTGGTGAAGTTAGGTAAAGCGACTGTGCTTGATGGTGGAAATATTCCTCCAAATCACTGGGCATACCCTGATATTCATCCGTATGCTCAGCGTAATGTAGAAAAAGCCAAACAATTATTACAAGCCGCAGGAAGTCCAGCTATTTCGCTTACACTTAAAGTTGGTTCTGAATATGATTATCAGGTACAAGCCGCGCAAGTGATTAAGCAACAATTAGCTGAAGTGGGGATTACAGTCAAAGTGGAATCTCAAGAATCTAGCGTCTTTTTTGATGCTTTAGGTAAAGGGGATTTCCAGATGGCAGTAGTCGGCTGGCAAGGATTTGTTGATCCAGATGAATATACGTATAACCTATTCCATACAGGTGAAGCGTATAACCAACAAGGTTACTCTAATCCAGAAGTGGATGCTTTACTCGAAAAAGGTCGTACGACTGCGGATGAAGCAGCACGTAAAGACATTTACAAACAAATCGAGACTACAGTAGCCGATGAAGCTCCGATGGTATTCCTGTATATGAATGAACGTGCAGCCGCTTATCGTAATAATGTTACAGGCTTTATTGTAGAACCAACAGTAACTTCTATTTTCTTAAAACAAACCAAAGTCCAGTAA
- a CDS encoding DUF3817 domain-containing protein, with protein MIKNALSMLRVIGNVEAVSYLALVLIAMPLKYFADMPLAVTYVGMIHGVLFVAYVAAIGLTLILRKISFKQAVLGLIASVLPFGPFVFDRYLHRQHQRDAVEQTQIS; from the coding sequence ATGATCAAAAATGCTCTAAGTATGTTACGTGTGATTGGTAACGTGGAAGCGGTATCTTATCTTGCGCTAGTACTGATTGCGATGCCTCTTAAATATTTTGCGGATATGCCTCTTGCAGTAACTTATGTAGGAATGATTCACGGGGTATTATTTGTAGCTTATGTAGCAGCGATTGGATTGACTTTGATTTTGCGTAAAATATCATTCAAACAAGCTGTATTGGGATTAATCGCTTCTGTTCTTCCGTTTGGACCATTTGTATTTGATCGTTACTTGCATCGCCAACATCAACGTGATGCGGTAGAACAGACTCAAATTTCTTAA
- a CDS encoding ABC transporter permease → MLKYIVRRILVSIPVLFGISIVTFLMIRLVPGDTVTALLGTRYSEEQAVQLKAYYGLDKPLYVQYLIWIGNVLRGDLGRSSFSGDSVMQSIIERLPVTLELTLISVLIASLIGIPLGIWAAYRHNRLPDYMATVVGLLGISIPGFWLGTIFILLFALKLGWAPSSGYISFWENPLENLHHMWMPGIALGAAVSAVVMRMTRSTMLEVLSEDYMKMARAKGMSPLRILIRHALKNAMIPIITVLGIQIGYLIGGSVVIEQIFSLPGIGRLALQAITNRDYALMQGTILFVGFCFVVINLIVDILYSILNPKIRY, encoded by the coding sequence ATGTTGAAGTATATTGTCCGGCGGATTCTGGTTTCTATCCCTGTGTTATTCGGAATTTCTATCGTTACTTTTTTGATGATTCGGTTAGTGCCCGGAGATACGGTTACTGCTCTATTGGGAACACGTTATAGTGAAGAACAAGCAGTACAATTGAAAGCTTATTATGGGCTTGATAAGCCTCTTTATGTACAATATTTGATCTGGATTGGCAATGTACTGCGTGGTGATCTAGGACGTTCTTCATTTAGCGGAGATTCGGTAATGCAATCGATTATTGAACGGTTACCCGTCACCCTGGAATTAACATTGATCAGTGTATTGATTGCCAGTCTTATAGGAATTCCACTGGGCATATGGGCAGCTTATCGTCATAATCGACTCCCGGATTATATGGCAACTGTTGTAGGGCTATTAGGAATTTCGATTCCGGGATTTTGGTTAGGAACGATCTTTATTTTATTATTTGCATTGAAGTTAGGTTGGGCTCCTTCCAGCGGGTATATCTCATTTTGGGAAAATCCACTCGAAAACTTACATCATATGTGGATGCCAGGTATTGCGCTTGGTGCAGCGGTATCTGCTGTAGTTATGCGGATGACACGTTCAACTATGCTTGAAGTATTAAGTGAAGATTATATGAAAATGGCTCGTGCCAAAGGAATGTCACCTTTGCGAATATTAATAAGACATGCACTCAAAAATGCGATGATTCCGATCATCACAGTACTCGGTATCCAGATTGGTTATTTGATCGGTGGCTCTGTCGTTATTGAGCAAATCTTTTCGTTACCCGGAATTGGACGGTTAGCACTGCAAGCGATTACGAATCGAGATTACGCATTGATGCAAGGAACGATATTATTTGTAGGTTTTTGTTTTGTAGTCATTAATCTGATTGTTGATATTCTGTATTCGATCTTAAATCCCAAAATTCGTTATTAG
- a CDS encoding ABC transporter permease: MKEIWYRFSKNKLAMMGLLCISFFVLIACGAGWIAPFDPYALGSEMLGKPSIHHWLGTDQLGRDILSRIIYGARISLRVGVIAVGVALLIGATMGILAGYFGKWVDAIISRITDVLFSIPDILLALSIMAILGASITNLMIAIGIVYTPIFARIARSAVLSIKSSLYIEAARSIGVGHIRIMLKHVLPNIMAPLIVQITLSFAFAILAEAALSFLGLGAEPDTPSWGTMLNEGKDWMESAWWIAVFPGLAITIAVLSFNILGDGLRDVLDPKSNKH; this comes from the coding sequence ATGAAAGAGATTTGGTATCGTTTTAGCAAAAACAAACTCGCCATGATGGGCCTCCTATGTATTAGTTTTTTTGTACTGATCGCATGTGGTGCAGGCTGGATAGCTCCATTCGATCCGTATGCACTGGGAAGCGAAATGTTAGGCAAGCCTAGTATTCATCACTGGCTAGGTACAGATCAGTTAGGACGAGATATTCTTTCTCGCATTATTTATGGAGCAAGGATATCATTGCGAGTAGGTGTTATTGCAGTAGGGGTTGCTTTGCTTATCGGAGCAACGATGGGAATTCTTGCAGGTTATTTTGGCAAATGGGTCGATGCTATCATTTCACGTATCACTGATGTTCTATTTTCGATTCCTGATATTTTGTTAGCTTTATCCATTATGGCGATTCTAGGTGCAAGTATAACAAACCTGATGATTGCTATCGGTATTGTCTATACACCGATATTTGCACGTATTGCTCGTAGCGCTGTATTGTCGATTAAAAGCTCTCTTTATATCGAAGCCGCTCGTTCAATCGGTGTAGGACATATTCGAATCATGCTCAAGCATGTATTGCCTAATATTATGGCTCCACTTATTGTACAGATTACTTTATCTTTTGCATTCGCTATTCTAGCAGAAGCAGCACTTAGCTTTCTAGGACTGGGTGCAGAGCCAGATACCCCATCATGGGGAACGATGCTGAATGAAGGCAAAGACTGGATGGAATCTGCTTGGTGGATAGCTGTATTCCCGGGTCTGGCGATTACGATAGCTGTATTAAGCTTTAATATTTTGGGAGATGGTCTACGAGATGTTCTTGATCCCAAATCCAATAAACATTAA